The Amycolatopsis sp. NBC_01480 genome segment GCCCCACCAGTCGGGAGCCCAGTCGGCTTGGTTGGCCTCTCCTGGTCCGAATCGCCCTGGCGAGAACGACTTTGGGCCCGTCCGCCCCTGCCGAGCCGGTCCGAGATCACCCGGCCTTCCGGGTCTGAGCAAGATCCGGACCGCTCAATTGGGCAGACCGACAGGACCGGCGCGGGCCCGCGCCGTGGGTGGTGGCAGTCCGGGGACGGGAGTGCGGGCAGCGCGGACCTCGACCAAGGCGTCGCGCTGGTCCCAATGGCAGTTGGTCACTTCGGCACCTTGGTGATCAGCTACCTCCCGAGCACGTTCGCAAGCCTTCGCGGGCCCGTCGGCAGAGTGGGCCGCGGCTGCGAGCGCGCCGAGGTCGGCCGCCGCCTCGACCCGATGCCTCGCGGCAACCGCCGCACCGAGCCAACAAGCGGCAGCCCCCAACCAAACGACCGCGGCAACCGCGAGGGCAGTCCAGACGGTCGCCACCCCTCCATCGCCCCGGAACATCGACCGCCTCACCTCGTCACGTCCGCGGGACACCGTCGGTCCCGCCCCTTGACCTCGCCGCAGCTCCAGCCGGCTCACCTCTTCACTTCGCCGCTGCGCGGGCTGGCCCGCCTCCTCGCTCCGGTGCAGCGGCTGGCTCGCCTCGTGACTTCGGCGTAGCGGCCGGTCTGGCTCGTTCGTTTGGCGCAGTGGGTAGCACTGCCGGACGGAAGCCGGCGTCGACCCAAGGCTCTGTGGTTCGTGTGATCGGCGTGATTTCTCAAGCGCTGCAAGCAAAATCGCCTCGCCAACCGGCACAGCGACGGGCATCGCTGGAGTTGCCCGGGCTGGGCGCAAGGTCGTTTCGATGGGTCGGGACATCAGGTTGGCCCACCTTGTCCAGTGGATCCGTCGCTCGGCGGTGTCGCGCGCGAGTTGCTTGGCGGCGTGGCGGGCGGATCGGTCGGCGGCGTGAGTGGGGAAGGCGGGGGCACCGACACCGGTTGATCAGCAGGGTCGGTTCCCGGCTCTGCGATGGCGAAGGCCGTGCCGCCTAGGTGAATGCCCGGAAGGAAACCGGCGAGGGCGTCGGTGGTTACTTCGGCGGTTATGCCGTCGCTGGAGCGGCGGAGTGACAGCTTTGCGCCGTGCGGGGCGATCGTCTGCACTACGGCGTCGGCGGCGCCCGGTTGGCCGGCGGCAGTCAGCCGGGCTGCCTCGCGGGCAGCGTCGAGACAGCGGATGTGCCCGCTCAGCGCGCCGATGCCCGCCATCAGCATCGCCAGCACAGCCGTCAGCGCGCCCAACGAGATGGCGGCTTCGACCGTGACGAAACCACCGTCCCGGCGACGGCCGGGCATCAGGTGGCCACCGTCAGGGCCCGCTGGATCAAGCCCGACAACGCGGTCGAGATCGAGTCCCCGGTCAGCAGTGCGTAGAGGGCGAGGGCGAACGCCGCGGCCGCCACCGTGCCGATGGCGTACTCGGCCGTGGTCGTTCCCTCGTCTCCGCGGAGGAGGTGCATCGTCGTGGGTCCTTTCTGTCCATTGTGGATTTCTCATAACTGGCTGCCGATCCGCTCGGCCAGGCCGAGCACCACGGGCAGCACGCCGAGGCAGAAGAACGCGGGCAGGAAACAGAGGCCGACGGGCAGCGCCAGCGCGACCCCCGCCCGTTCCGCACGCTCCTCTGCCTCGACACCGAGGCCATCGCGCAGGCGACGGGCAAGTTCGTCCGCAGTCGTGGCGAGGGTGGTGCCCGCCCGAGCGGTGCGGGTTG includes the following:
- a CDS encoding TadE family type IV pilus minor pilin, translating into MPGRRRDGGFVTVEAAISLGALTAVLAMLMAGIGALSGHIRCLDAAREAARLTAAGQPGAADAVVQTIAPHGAKLSLRRSSDGITAEVTTDALAGFLPGIHLGGTAFAIAEPGTDPADQPVSVPPPSPLTPPTDPPATPPSNSRATPPSDGSTGQGGPT
- a CDS encoding Rv3654c family TadE-like protein produces the protein MSRPIETTLRPARATPAMPVAVPVGEAILLAALEKSRRSHEPQSLGSTPASVRQCYPLRQTNEPDRPLRRSHEASQPLHRSEEAGQPAQRRSEEVSRLELRRGQGAGPTVSRGRDEVRRSMFRGDGGVATVWTALAVAAVVWLGAAACWLGAAVAARHRVEAAADLGALAAAAHSADGPAKACERAREVADHQGAEVTNCHWDQRDALVEVRAARTPVPGLPPPTARARAGPVGLPN
- a CDS encoding DUF4244 domain-containing protein yields the protein MHLLRGDEGTTTAEYAIGTVAAAAFALALYALLTGDSISTALSGLIQRALTVAT